TGTTGAGCTCAGTGCCCGATTGCAGCTCTGTACGTTGCTTTGGAAAACTCCCAGGTCATGGATTCACATCAACTGAGAACGGGGTTGCAAAGATGAATTGCTGATTCCTGCTGGGCTGCTCAGCGTGACGAGCTGCTGCcatgcagtgcagggctgggggtggaCATAGGCTGGGCTGTGCCAGCTCAGTGTGTGCAGGTCTCACACTTAGGCAACAGTGGCAGCCCCTTCCCTATCCTTGCCCAGCGCAGCTGAGATCAGCGGTAGCACAGTGTTCCTTCACTGGGACAGGACTGGAAAGGTTTGGATGTGTAATGATTCCCTCTTTGTTATGGGGGAGCATTGGCTGTAGGCAGCTCAATTTTGATTGCGCCGAAGGAATTCCTTGCAGAAGATCCGATGTGACCGAGGCCCCATTGCGGTGATCCCGGTGCAGTGGTTCGTCATGTGCAGCTCCTGTAATTTCAGGGTTTTTGTAGAAACAAATAATCAAACCCCTCATCACCTCGTGCAGCCCATGTGCGCCCATTGCCCGCTGCGTTACAGCGCAGCCAGTGAGATGCAGCAGCTGCCAAGTTGAGGAAGGGCTTTAGAGCCGCAGGTTTGCTGTCCGAAAGCACGGAGCGGCCGTTAGCGTGGCTGCCCGCGGCATCAGCGGTGCGGTCAAAGAGCGGCGTAACACGCGCCGATGTTAAGGAGGGAGGGCTGTAGATGAGATGTAAGGATAAGCGCTGAGAGGTCTCTGGACGCACGGCAGCACGGCGCTCATTGCGGGAAGCAGTGCTACCCATCCCCCGCTTACAGGGCAGCAGGACCGCTATCCGTAGGACCGCTATCCGTCGTCCCGCCGCCCGGTGCAGGACGCGGCGTGGAGCCGAGCCGCGATGGGAACCGAGCTGCGGCCGGGGCCGTCCCGTAGCGGTCCGCGGGTCCGAGCGCTCTCCGCTCCGCCCCGCGTGGTCACAGCGGCCGCTGCTCCTCGGCGGGGCCGCCCTCCTCGGCCACCTGTCCCGGACCGCCGCGGCCCCAGTCGCGCTCGATGTAGAGGTGGTAGGGGTCGTGCTTGGATTCCAGCTTCCGCGAGCGGGTGTAGGCCAAGATGAGCCCCCCGGCCAGGCAGCCGTAGAAGATCATGATGAGCAGGATGTACAGCGAGGCGTCGCCCCCTGCCCCGCGCTCGGCGGCGACCGCGCTGGCGTTGGCTCCGCGGCGCAGCTCCCGCAGCATTGCGCCCAGCAGCGCCTGCAGCCGCCGCTCCTCGCTGCAGTTCATGGCACGGCGGGCGGAGCGGTGGGTACCTGCGGTGCCCCTGCAGGCTGCGCCGAGCTCGGGGAGAGACGCGCTGATCCGCCCCGAGCGCGGCGATAAATGGTGCGTGTGAGAGGGCTGAGGCTCCGCCCGGAGCCGCCGGGGCTCTACGTCCCTCTCTCCGTTACTGCTGTCTGCATGAGGTCCTCCCTGCGGCGCTGCCACATAGAGCAGAGCGTGGTGCTGGGGGGGCACGTGCCACATCCTCACAGAGCCGGGGCTCATTCAAATGCGTATCCTTATTCTAGAAAGGAAAACGTAATCCAGTTCCATTTGAGAGATTCAGCTGGAAGGAGAGCAGCCCAGATCAAGTAGAATTGGAGTCATTCAAACGGTAATTAACTGTAGAGTGTTGTTGGACCTGAAAGGTTTGGGTGGTGAATATCAGTGGGCTGGTGTTGGGCTGCTCCCTGTGTGATGGAGAGAGACGGACTAAGGCTGTGGTACAGGGAAGCCCTTcacttttttctcctcagagctCTGTGCCCATGGCTGTGGATTTCCCATGTGATGCCCTCACGTGTCCCTGTTCCCAGCTGTCTGAGCTCAgtggctgctgtgctcccaggtGGCTGTGGTGGTTGTGTTACAGGGGCACAGCCTGTCCATTTGCGGTCAGCTGTGTGTTCCTGCTGCGTGTGTAGGTGCCTcgttttgattttctttgcagagcCCTTTTACAAAACCGCATCCCTTCAGAACCACGTTTGAGTAAGGGATGCACAGGCATCTCGCTTCATCAACACCAAAGGGAGGCGTGCCATGGTTGGTCATTTCTGCTGCAAGTAGAAGGAAGGTGCTCGGTTTCATTGTGTGTAACCATTTAGAACAGCAAGGGCAAATGGTTGGGCTTGTTTTGACTCAAAGGGCGAAAAATAAAGCAGGTAGCTGTGGAGAACAGTATTCCTATTCTTCATGCCTGCTCTGTGGGGGAGAACCATCAGTAACAAACTGATCCACGGCCAACAGGAAGAGGTAGGTTGGATACCGCATCTCAACAAACACAAACCCAGCAACACCTCCTGGGGCTCTGCTGTGAGGTGCCAGCGTGGTGTGAGACTCCCTGCAGACATTGCTAGGCTTAGTTCCTATGTAGGGCACAGCAGCCCACTGGTAGCAGTGGCTCAGAACTGGAGAACAAGTGGAAAATtgaacagttttttgttttgtctgctcTGTTGTTGGagtatttgcttcttttctttaaaagcgTGTGTGTTCTGAGGATCATCATGCCCCAGAGCTcgctttgtttgctttaattgGCATTGGCCTCATGTCAAAGTTAACACCTCAAAGTAAATGCGGGTTTTGACAAATTACCTGCGGTAATTTGCCGTGTGCTTCATTAGAACCCTTTACACAATAGACCAGGtctgatttttcttccagacatCTCTCCTTCAAAGCACTCATTCAAATCAAGTGAAGCGACAATGATGGTCCAACAACAAACGTGCCTCATTGTGGTCAGCCCTATTCCTCCATGGCCAGCGTGAGCCCATCATGTTAAATACCGGCTCTGTTCATCAAGCCGGGTATCTTCACAGTGGTATCAAATACCTGAGCCCAGCCTTAAGCATTCCATGTTAGTAGCGGCTGCAAGCTTTACAGATTGCATTTTGTAACCCACCTCTGTGGCATTTTATGCAAAAGCAGcacttttaaaatggaatgtGTGTTGTTTGTATCACTTTTGTTGTCTATTTTTAGTTTCTTGTGTTTAAATTTTAACTTCTAGAATGGAAACGTTTTCTCATGTAAATGGTGCTTAGCCGATAGGCTCCTTACAGCATAAATCCATGGCCAGAATTTATTGCTTGATTGCCTGTAGTTACAGGACTGGTCCATCATTAGAGCAGTGTGGTTACCACAAACAATCATTGCGGGAGGTGTGGGGGTGTTGGTTTGGTGACCCACGATCTCAGCATGTGTCCTATGCCTTGCATACAGCTCAGGAAGTGTTTGATGGGAACTGCGGCTCTGTGTGTTGGCTTACCTGGGTTGGCTAAACATCACCTAACCTGCTCCTAAGGGAACAACCATCACTTTCCCTGTTTATGCTAAGCCAATTAAGGGCACCTGCTGCATTGTGTACAGGAAGCGAATCTCTGCCCCCAGCCCTTACCCGAGGTTCTGTGTTAAAAGCCATCCTTGAAAGGTGTTCGTTTAACCTTTGACTCTGGTCAAAGTGGTGGTGGTGATCCTGAGCAAATAGTTCAGTATTTAATAAGGGGTTGTTTAAAAGTTCTGGGTTTATTTCTAAAATGTCCTGTGTTCCAGCTCCTAAATGACCCTTGGTATAAgcttctttgtttctcctcctcATCCCCTAGAGATGGCTCCTTTGTCCCTCTGCTGGGGTGATATTAGGTGCAGCTGAGGCTAATCGGGTTTGTTACAGGCCATTCCTCACTTCCCCACAAGCTCTGTCACAAAAGGATTTAAGAATTAGAAGTTCTTGCCAAAATGCAAGTATCGTATTTGCAGGTTGCCTCCGTGCTGCAATTGAAGCAGGCCTGCTGTCAATCCCTCCCTCGCTTTTTCCCCATCTCCAAAAATACCCGAGAGGCGGATGTGTACCAATTCTTTCGCAGCACATGCTGCATCGGGCAGACCTCCCCTGGGTTCTTTTTTACCCTTGGGTTTGTTCTTTtgaactgctgcttctgctaaGCCCCTGTGTTAGGGTATGCTCCACTGCAAAGAGAACGGGAGGTGCTGACCATTAACTGAAGATAAGATGCGATAACACTCCAGAAACACAAACTTGGTTAACCATTTcaactgtattttgttttggaaatatcAACGTGGTGTGTGTAATATATACACTGAAAATAGCAATCCTCAGTCAGCCGAGACACAGAAGATAGCCGGAGAATagataaaatacatttcatataaatacattcatggcttaagaaaagaaaatcatacaaCTTGCTGACAGGCTCAGGTGCGAGTGACTTTCTTACACGTCTGACTTCTGTGATGCTAACAGGCCGTCTAAAGGTTACGCGACAGCGACTGGTTTGAAACATGGGAAGCTGCTAATGCAGCTCCCGAGCTGAGTCACTTGGAAAGCTGCAACTGGAAGGGAAAGTAATTCCTGCCTTCCTTGCTAAAGAGAAGCATCATACAAAACCTCTCACTTTCTGTACAGTGACAATAAcaaatagttttcctttttaaccaTCATATACACAACACATCATGAATAGAAGAAATCTATAAATACTTAAAACGAATCTGTAGTATATAGCAGCTGAGCCACACCTGTACAAAATGAACGCAACACGTATGAAATGATTCAGAAAAGTGCAAAGTCgaacagtatcaaaagcctcCACTTTTTTACAGCGTTTGTGGTTCAGGTGTGAAGAGCTGGCGGGGCCGCGGGAGCTCAGATACTACGAGTCAAAGGAAACACGGTACTGGATGCTGCACACAAAATGATCAACTGTTATTAAATTATAACCTCCCACTTCAGCACATCTACAATTTCCAGTTAGAGTAAGAACACTTTTTTAATAAGGATTTTgatctctctctatatataatAAGGATCTCTCTATTTAGAGAGAtttgtccctttttttttaGTTCCTTAAAACAAAGGTTTTCCCAGCCATGGCGTACTTTGCCGCAAGTAAAACAAGACACAGAGAAACTGCTCTTGGTTTCTGGTTGGCTTTGTGTTGGATGCTGCGTTTTAAAAGGTGAACGGAAATACCTTTCCATAAAGTAAATACAGATACTCAGACCCTGATCCTGTAAACTCCATGGAGATAACTTGTACCATTACCCACATGTATGTGCAGGTCTAGAGGATCagtgcctttaaaataaaaccaccgTGCCACCTCCAAAACAAAAACGAACCAATTCTCCTTTGGGTTTCACATCTGTTCAGAGACAACTGCCCATCGGTTTCTGTTGTCTGCACCAGCCAGGATGCAGGTTTGCATTCTGCATCCAGCTGATCGTTTCCATCGGTCCCTCCTGCAGCAAGGCaggtctttgttttctttcctgctacATCCCAGTGGGAAGCTCTGCTGGAATTAACATGTGGCGGCAGGTACAAACGTATTTGGTGAGTGGAACTGCAGATTGCTGACTCAATGCTCTTGAGTGATGTtttcaaataacttttctttAGAAAGATTTTCAGTTCACCTTTACTTAAGGTAAGCGTATTTTATATTCTCTTATAGGCACTGTAAATATTGAGGACAACTGATGTGCAGAAGAACCCGTCAGTTTTTAAGCAGGACATTATTAGTGACCTCCAGCAAGTTCTTGACTAACGCCTTTTTTAGTTTTAGATGGAGAAGGTTCAAGTTTAAGTACCCATTTTCTCCCTACACGCCGGGCTTCACAATGAACCAGAGAGAAATTGCAAGTAGTCTGAACACGCTGGAGAAAGAATAGTAAAATTACCTGGCCACAGCGCTTCATGTAATTGTGTCTGTCTTAAAGCTGGAAACGATCACATGAAACTGAAACACATCAGCGTTTTCTGCCGCTAAGTAGGAATTTAGGGGTTAAGATCTTCTCCTGTTGCTCTCTTTAGAGATAAGAAACATTCATCAATTTGGTGTATTTTCTGAATACATCTGACTCCTACAGTATACAAGGACGTCCAAAATCAAGGCATGATGAAGAACCTTCTGCACAACTGTCTAGTCGGTTCGGCCTGTTTATTTGCCCCCGTACATTCTTTCGATGTCATTGAGGTAAtggtttttcagttctttccttttcaacTTGAAAGCATCTGTGACTAACCCAGTCTCCGGAGTCCACGGTTCAGGGCTTAACCGCACCTTGATGGGGATTTCAAACCTCTCTAATTTCACTGCAGGgacagcaagaaacaaaagcatgagCAACGCTGTTACGTGAAACATTCGTGCTACCTGCAGATCTAAGGCAAGTGACCTACTTGCTGAAGTAACTTAAAGGACGGTGCACTAATTTAATTGTGTACCAAAGCTCAGTGCTAATATTACAGCATGCAAATGTTCTAATAACGTACCTTATTTATACCTTGTATTGAATGTGAGAGTATAACATCTGAAGCTTGAGAGAAATAAGTTTATATCCTTATAAACTAAGTCTCACTGGACGTGAGACTGCTGTCACAAGGGTAGGGAGGTGAGCGAGGGGGGAAGTAGGTAATTGCaccaggagcagggcagggaacTCCTGCATGTGAGCAGAGCTGCGCGGACCTTGCTGCCAGGTCCTGCATAGCACATAGCGACTTCCCTGTGAGCTTCTGGCACAACTTGCGGCAGCGCAGCCTCTAGGTGGCAGCAAGTGTAGGACAGCTGGTCTGAGCCCAGGAGCTCCTTTGTGTCCGGCTTCCTACTGGTACTGGAACTTCCTGATTCCTCGGGTTTCCTTACATGTCTGGTCCCGATAAAGATGCGTTATGTAAGGCTAAAAAACTATCTGCCTCTTCAAAGTAATTTTGGAAAACACCTCTCAGAGCATTTATATCTAAACGTAAGGCTGCTAGCTAGAAAGTAACAAGAATGTATGAGCAGAGACTTTGAATAACAGCGTGTGATGTTATTTACTTGGTTCATGATGGAATAACGCAGACTGAAGTGTTCCTACTTCAGCCAAATCCCTAAAAAAgaagttcatttatttttagggaggatttaatgctgcttttcattctAATTGTCTTGGTTTCAAAAGGCAGATTGTCCAGGTCTGAGAGGCAGTGCATAGTGTGTGCTTACACTGTTTTACTGCTTCCATGTATGAGGTGCCTAGCACTTTAGAGAGGTTCCTGACCCCGGTTAGCTTGGGATTTCTTTGGCCTCATAAAGAACTGATGAGGTTTTTGATCATTTCTATCTCTGTGGCAAGGATAGCAGGATTTAAGCTGTCATAAACATAAGGGTCACAGTTGTTCTGAGCGGTAATATACAacactgcatggaaaaaaagctttgaagtATCTTGCTTAACTAATTTTCTTGCCGCAAATGTCTTGTTAACTTCCCTTCCAAACCTCCTGCATCTTAACTGCATTAAACAAGCAACCTCCCCCTAGAAGCTAGTTGggaatatacatacatatatatatatatatatacatatatatatatatataatttttagtaacaaaaagaaagagtaGTTAAGATGATCAAAAAGGATGGTCTGCTCCTGGAATAAGAGGTATGAATCTGATGTGGTCTTTGTGTTAAAACCCCTCTAAGTTTTGGCAGACTGAGgcaacaggaagaagaaagagcagtCGGTGGGGATAACTGAAAGCTTTTGCCTAAATAAGCACTACGAGATGGGCATTTTACTTACTCTTGTTTGCCACCTCCTTAATTTCTCGTAGTATTTCAGCTTCCATTGTGGGATTGTTACAAATTTCAACCCAGGTTCCACTTACACCTTTCTGCTCAGCTAATGCCGTCAGCTTCTTCTGATTGGGAACCACAAAACTGATCACATAAGACTGGTCACTGCCACAGGAtacaagagaaggaagggaaaaagaaacagttaacGCTTCAATTTCAAGGGTAAAATGCTGACTTGATTATAGATACACAGAGCCACAGTGCTTCTTGAGCTGTAGGTAATCCTGCACACAAGATCCTTTTTTTACTTAAGGTTTTCACAACTTACAACTTATCAGAGCTCAGGATCGAAGCTGTAAGCGGTTAGGTTTGATCACTATCATACTTCTAAGTGCACTTGTGAAACTACAGCACAATTTCGCTTTCCAACTGTGTCTTGTGTTTCAGTAGCCCTCTGCAGCTTCCCTTCATGTAGTGTGTATAAGCAGGGGGAGAGGAGATACCTGGGCTATTTGGCTACTTCCAGAACTCAGAGATTTAGTTCTGGCGCAGAAGCTTCAGATGAATTTCCCCTCGTATCCTGACAGAAAGCCCAAGCACATGCTAAATTATACCTGTGAAGGGTGGGGGTGGGACTAAACCAGATCAACTGCAATAGAAGAAGTGccaacagaaaaacataagTTACTTTTTCCAGTTTCAGGGAATCTTGGAGGGAGCCCATGTATGTTGCTTTAGAGATGCTGTTTATAATTCATATTCTGGTAGGGGCTTTTGTTCAATGAAAACTGTATTATATCAGTATAGAAGTGAGTCACAGCTTGTATTTCAGTTTACCCAAAGTTATTACTACTCTCACCTTTTGGCATAAGCACAGATATTATCAATCAATGAACAGTTCTTCAGTGCCGCCTCTACTTTGCCCAGAGACACGTATTCCCCAGCTTGGAGCTTTACCAAGTCTTTTTTACGATCTAGGAgtagaaggcaaagaaaagaaaacaacttgcTCCATTTGAACTTCTGCATTTCCACAGACTCATTTGCAAAGGCACTACGTATGTATTAAGTGGTGTGCCATGTGAAAGTGAATAAAAGTGAATTAGAGCATTTAATCCAAATTATAAAGATGCTAACAGCATATACGTATTCTTGTAACTCTGTAAAACTTCTGCCATGATGTTTACAAAACGTTCCACTTCTTGTCACGCAACTGATATGAATGTGACGGAGATTCTGATGTTCAAGTTTTGTATTAAATACCAAGAAATAATCTTACATTTATTCATTAGCACACAGGAATTAAGCAGTGATACGTGGCAGGAAATGGCATCACTTCCAACATTTTCTTATAACTGAACAGTTCTAGAGCAGTCCTACGCTATgattttgcaagcaggtgatCTTAGGTAGACTGGCCTCATCAAAGCCAACAGGACTAAGCACAGCCTTCTAATTTTGTCTAATCAAGACCTTATAGTAGGTTGGGATAGCAAAAAGTGAGGCCAACCTATGATCTGCAGACACCCATCTGGATGGAATTCTCCTATATCTCCGGTACAAAACCACCTCTGACCATTCTCATCAATGGTGAagtcttctgttgttttctcttcatttttaaaatacccCATTGAGACATTAGGTCCACCAATTATAATTTCTCCTCTAGGATTAGGCTTGTCTCTGTTAGTGTAGccccctggaaaaaaaaatccccacataattattttcaaattatatattttgctgctaagaaaatgttttgaaactTTAGCTTCAAGTTCATGCACAAACTAATGACTGCTATCAAAGATGAATTACTtcatatagaatcacagaattactcagattggaaaagacctcaaagatcatcaagtccaaccacagcctaaccgtagtgccctaactctaacaaccctctgctaaatcatatctctgagcaccacatccagacggctcttaaacacatccagggatggtgactcaaccacctccctggggagcctattccagtgcttaactactgTGTTTAACTACATGCTGCACCCTAGCTAAGCATTTAGGCTAGGAAACCAGCTAAGCACTGGTTAAATTACTTAACTACTTGTTCTGAAGTCAAAGCATTGGATGCTCTTACCTTCTTGCCAGTCTCTCAATCTGATTTCACAGCAAATAAGAGGAGCTCCAACTCTTCCAGTGCTATAATCAGCAACTtaggaaagaacaagaaaaaacacaagtggtttgttgggttttttttgtcattttgagGTATAAGCTCAAACTACAGCTTTGAAGACAGCTTATCTCAAGAGATTTTATTGCAGTTAAGAGCCACAGCCATTCTGAATTTACCCTTTAAAAGCTCCTAAAACACACTCCTAGAAGTATTTTAACTACCTTCTGTAATTGTTCCAGCTCCACATGTTTCTGTTAATCCATAGCCTTGGCCCACAGGACAGCAAAAACAGATATTCATGAATCTTTGTGTTTGGGGTGAGAGTGGGGCTCCTCCGGAAAGCATCATACGGATGTTCCCTCCTAGCAGTGCCTTTACTTTTTTAAACAACAGtctggaaagagagaagaatgtATGCTAAGGAATCATTCATTCAGCTCACTTTCATGAGAAGAAATGAGACGATCCTTCCTGCTTACAACACCTCAGAAATAATGTTCACAGGTTTTACTGGGGAGCAGGGATAACTGAAAGCCTTATTTCTTGTCTAATGTTTGAAGACAGCAGAATTCCTACAACTGACACATAAATAAAGTTTtcaattttaaatacaaaaatgaaaccCGATGAAATCTAACAAGTCATTTGGTCAGAAGATTGTCATTCTTACTGGAGAATGATCATTCACCCTGGAGACCAATCACTCCTGAACTAATCGCTCTTACAGGAAACCAGTCATTCTTAGGCAGGAGAGCAGCCCCACACCAAAGGATCTGGGGGCTCTGGTTGGCAGCACCTTGActctgagccagcagtgtgcccaggcagccagaaGGGCCAACCATATTTGGGGGTGCACCAGGCCCAGTGCTGCCAGTCAGGCAAGGGTAGGGATGGTCCTTCTCTGCTCCATGCTGCTCTGGCCTTCCCTTGAACAGTGGGTGCACTTTTGGGTGAGGGTCGggctgggtgttaggaaaaggttcttcaccagaggcCACTGGgtacagccctgagctgctggagttcaaggaagGTTGGGACAGTGAcctcagacacagggtttgggtagtgctgtgtggggccaggagttggactcagtgattcTTGTGCATTCCTTCCCACTTGTGACagtctgtgattcagtgattacCATTAAATATCTCCTCCGTTTCCTGTAAGAACTTGGTTAATTTCAGTTTAGTCATTAGATCATGTTTGAGTGCTGGAACAGAACTGCCTGATGTCAGATAGCTTAGCTATCAGACTCAGATTATTCTCTTAGTCTGCTTTAACAAATCTCAATGAGAAAAGCACAGTTGGGCCACGAATCATACTTACATGTTACACAGAGGTGCATCGTATCCTCTTTTGATTTGCTCCAGTTTGTAGTCATAGCCTATTTTGAACAGAGTTCTCTGAATATAGTTCATCTCCTGAACTTTACTCATGACATTTTTATAAATTCTGTCCATTATTTCCTataaagtgttaaaaaa
This DNA window, taken from Excalfactoria chinensis isolate bCotChi1 chromosome 4, bCotChi1.hap2, whole genome shotgun sequence, encodes the following:
- the KCNE5 gene encoding potassium voltage-gated channel subfamily E regulatory beta subunit 5 produces the protein MNCSEERRLQALLGAMLRELRRGANASAVAAERGAGGDASLYILLIMIFYGCLAGGLILAYTRSRKLESKHDPYHLYIERDWGRGGPGQVAEEGGPAEEQRPL
- the ACSL4 gene encoding long-chain-fatty-acid--CoA ligase 4 isoform X2, whose protein sequence is MAKRLKAKPISDKPGSPYRSVTHLDSLANINIPGADTLDKLFDHALAKFGKKDCLGTREILSEENEMQPNGKVFKKLILGTYRWLSYEEVNQKVNRLGSGLMALGLTPKSTVVIFCETRAEWMIAALACFKYNFPLVTLYATLGEEAVTYGLNECGASYLITSAELLESKLKATLPQISCLKHIVYVDNKTINKSEYPENVEIHSMQTVEELGAKPENASIQPSRPVPTDLALVMYTSGSTGRPKGVMMQHKNLIAGMTGQCERIPGLGPKDTYIGYLPLAHVLELTAEISCITYGCRIGYSSPLTLSDQSSKIKKGSKGDCTVLKPTLMAAVPEIMDRIYKNVMSKVQEMNYIQRTLFKIGYDYKLEQIKRGYDAPLCNILLFKKVKALLGGNIRMMLSGGAPLSPQTQRFMNICFCCPVGQGYGLTETCGAGTITEVADYSTGRVGAPLICCEIRLRDWQEGGYTNRDKPNPRGEIIIGGPNVSMGYFKNEEKTTEDFTIDENGQRWFCTGDIGEFHPDGCLQIIDRKKDLVKLQAGEYVSLGKVEAALKNCSLIDNICAYAKSDQSYVISFVVPNQKKLTALAEQKGVSGTWVEICNNPTMEAEILREIKEVANKMKLERFEIPIKVRLSPEPWTPETGLVTDAFKLKRKELKNHYLNDIERMYGGK